The Sesamum indicum cultivar Zhongzhi No. 13 linkage group LG6, S_indicum_v1.0, whole genome shotgun sequence genomic interval GAACATCGACGGCGTCGCCGACGTGGCTCGAATGACTTTCCAGAGCTCGAAGTCGAAGCTCGGCGTCTCGGAAGCGTCTGCTCGAGAGAAAACAAACGGCGCCGAGCTGTTCAAGTCGAAGCAGGGGACAAGGAGAGGCTTACACGTGTCCTTTAGGGTTAAAAACTTGCCGTCATCTCTCCGGAACGCCTCCTTCAACACTTTGTCCATGCCCTTGCCAGAAAACCTCATTCGCCGGCGGAAAACGCCGACACTTTTGAGTTTGAACAGCTCCATTTGATTTTCCGATAGGAACTTAACAGCGTCTCTTGCGGAGAAGAGCGGGCGCCCAGAGCCGTCATCAGCGACGAGCATTGCGGCGAGGAGGGCGCCGATTCCAGTGCCGACAACAATATCGAAAAAATCAGCGATTCGAGCGTTGGAATCGGCAGTTTTGGCTTGGATCTGGTCCTCCAGATGTACCAAGGCAGCTCCTGCAACAATGCCGGTAGTTCCACCACCGTCAATGCTCAAAACACGTGTTTTCTTACCTTCACAGTGGTACAGCCACTTCTGCTCCAGCTTGGAGAAAATCTCCAGCGTCACCTTGCTCAACTCCATTGACACGTCTCTGACTCCCACAACACCTCGTTCACGGAGAATACCTAAACAGCAAAAAAAGGTGCGGGGCCAATATCTTCAGGGCAATATGAAGAATTAGGAAGAGGGGTTCTGCAACAGAGTAGTAGAGTAGGAGTACATAGGCAGCTCCAGCTATAGGTAGGGGAGAGGATTACTGGGAGAAAATCCGTGAAAAAGCGAAATGTCACGCTTTATCACTGAAGCACATTAATGGCGTGGAAGTGCAAGGAAGAGCACGCAGCAAGTGTATAACTGCGCATTCTCTGTGCAGTGTGGGAGGGGGGAAGAAGAGTAAGGGAAAGGGCAGGTTACGTGTGCTCTATATATACGCGGCTGCTTTTTAGCTTAACGGgattctatatttatatatatataataattgggAATGGGGTTGGGGGGTTAAGTGTAGTGTACTTACATTATGGTGTGCTGTGTTGTACTTGATTTCttggttttttaatttttttattttttaattttttgcgctgttttgtttttattcaattaattacacGCGTTTTTACTGTTTGGTATTTTTACTACCAAGACCAAGTGACTCCAGCCTCCAGGTACGGCGTTTGTTTTTCTGGGTATGCACGTGCCATCCTCCCACTTCCCCACTTTCAGAGGAAACCccaccaaaattattttattatacacTTCATTTTAACTTACATTCCTTAAGAATTTTCTAATAGTATTAGGGTAAATCATAatcaacttatttaaaatttatcataattataaatactttattcaATCGTtcgaaaaatatgtataataaattataatgggctatcttgaaaatttataatagttataaatacctcactaaaattaattttcgttCAACAAATATTCCTTTGTGACAACGCGTTATAAGAGTATTTGTTATACGATCGTTAATCccagaaaatatttgtgatttttgaacaacaaaaatatatttataattatgaaaaatctcattagagtttgatgtaatttattctatattattttataaaactttaaaaatgggaaataagagaaaaaaaaataaattcacttAAATTGAGCAGCACAGGGAGTGTGAGTGTGAAAAAGCTTTTCAAATCAAAGCCATAAAATCACAAACTATAACAATGTAAATTGTGTCACTGTAACAAATCACAAACAAGGCAATGATAGAATCGTAAGCATCCCAAGAGAAGGTGCATCTAAAATATAGGCAGAAGGAAATTAGGTGAAACATTGCAA includes:
- the LOC105165292 gene encoding probable inactive patatin-like protein 9; amino-acid sequence: MELSKVTLEIFSKLEQKWLYHCEGKKTRVLSIDGGGTTGIVAGAALVHLEDQIQAKTADSNARIADFFDIVVGTGIGALLAAMLVADDGSGRPLFSARDAVKFLSENQMELFKLKSVGVFRRRMRFSGKGMDKVLKEAFRRDDGKFLTLKDTCKPLLVPCFDLNSSAPFVFSRADASETPSFDFELWKVIRATSATPSMFKPYKLTSTDGKTSCLAVDGGLVMNNPTAAAVTHVLHNKRDFPSVTSVDDLLVLSIGNGPSSSPSRMKLNRSGDLSTASAIGIVLDGVSETIDQMLGNAFCWNPNDYVRIQANGTAERAEEVLAEKGVESLPFGGKRLLAESNGERVSGFVQRLVVTGRSSLPPSPCKETAVSPLVNGR